The following are encoded in a window of Castanea sativa cultivar Marrone di Chiusa Pesio chromosome 5, ASM4071231v1 genomic DNA:
- the LOC142636219 gene encoding uncharacterized protein At1g51745-like isoform X1, translating to MGSTSGEAKSNVIDASVGGLVWVRRRNGSWWPGRIMGIDELSEGSLVSPRSGTPVKLLGREDASVDWYNLEKSKRVKAFRCGEYEECIEKAKASAANSNKKAVKYARREDAILHALEIESARLGKDRLDFFRRENSGGDHGSSAKESPNMSHSVEENGDVGDNVSGSEDNSNSAPELSQSGISFEEPNHNSSAKVQSVQGRRRKTPNDSEDDGTEGVKRMRGLEDLGMGVVSKRKAGGVLDTVQQDNAPLCDSSTGNCISNGSPVNGSKGYTSSLKRKRSQVANVHEFLKKKNRRRPLTKVLESTAMVSVPVICDQLPSSSGSPRQGISDGRVSGLESNESKKSMIINNNSDSTVVSCENGAPLKASEQACDASHINYKVKENEISSMNGLAENDSSDRLFDVPFVGVLEEEKHAAGMLEIKCFSPIPVSCSSGRSHVGALGRQSSQSSRAEAASLRNEGLNESGSTSLANVDVTIEKDTSKWQLKGKRNSRHLGKNRKQDSRKYVDMDDGIEHSEGSDQKVDCNGIGGSPASYNCTLRAKCKPVAEGQVDGFRDWNKHISPRDSHMRGTVTEGKLSPDGSVTPQRSLPFRQSRFTVHSRYQIPDYPVRNICTDASLYDVKLEVKANSYRPQHVPLVSLMSKLNGKAIVGHPLTVEVLDDGHCVGLLSSMQCNLEVGEMRATVKPNLVTGRVHTKHVALQQRFSPTKSSKAKKSGLLSKKIRKLSSLTGHKQSEDERKPVVDKPKGTVVSCIPLKVVFSRINEAVNGLARPTHRVLTSSNL from the exons ATGGGAAGTACTTCTGGTGAGGCTAAATCCAACGTCATCGATGCGTCGGTGGGCGGTTTGGTTTGGGTCCGACGCCGAAACGGGTCGTGGTGGCCGGGTCGGATAATGGGAATCGACGAGTTGTCAGAAGGCTCTTTGGTTTCACCAAGATCGGGGACTCCTGTCAAGCTGTTGGGCCGCGAGGACGCAAGCGT GGATTGGTATAATCTTGAAAAATCGAAGAGGGTGAAGGCATTTCGTTGTGGGGAGTATGAAGAATGTATTGAAAAAGCAAAGGCTTCTGCAGCTAATTCCAATAAAAAAGCCGTTAAATATGCTCGAAGGGAAGATGCCATTCTCCATGCTCTTGAGATTGAGAGTGCTCGCCTTGGCAAGGATCGTTTGGACTTCTTTAGAAGAGAGAATTCGGGTGGTGACCATGGTAGCTCGGCTAAAGAGTCACCTAATATGTCCCACTCTGTTGAAGAAAATGGGGACGTGGGTGACAATGTGAGTGGTTCTGAAGACAATTCAAATTCAGCACCAGAATTATCTCAATCTGGTATATCTTTTGAAGAGCCAAATCATAATAGTTCTGCTAAGGTGCAATCTgtccagggaagaagaagaaaaaccccAAATGACTCGGAGGATGACGGAACAGAAGGAGTTAAGCGTATGAGAGGACTTGAGGACCTAGGCATGGGTGTAGTGTCGAAAAGGAAGGCTGGGGGGGTGCTTGATACAGTTCAACAAGATAATGCTCCACTCTGTGATTCTAGCACTGGGAATTGCATATCTAATGGAAGTCCTGTCAATGGTAGCAAAGGTTATACGTCATCACTCAAAAGAAAGAGATCTCAAGTGGCGAATGTTCATGAattcttgaaaaagaaaaaccgtCGCCGACCATTGACAAAGGTTTTGGAGAGTACAGCCATGGTGTCTGTTCCAGTTATTTGCGATCAACTTCCCAGTTCAAGTGGTTCACCTCGTCAGGGTATATCTGATGGCAGGGTTTCAGGATTGGAATCGAATGAGTCAAAGAAATCTATGATTATTAACAATAATTCGGACAGCACTGTAGTTTCATGTGAGAATGGAGCCCCTTTAAAGGCTTCTGAACAGGCTTGTGATGCTTCACATATCAATTACAAGGTAAAGGAGAATGAAATTTCTAGCATGAATGGGTTAGCTGAGAACGATTCTTCTGACAGGTTATTTGATGTGCCATTTGTTGGGGTCCTTGAGGAGGAAAAGCACGCTGCAGGTATGCTTGAGATAAAAT GTTTTTCTCCTATACCTGTGTCTTGTTCCTCTGGAAGGTCTCATGTTGGTGCATTGGGAAGGCAATCTAGTCAAAGTAGTCGAGCTGAAGCTGCATCTTTGAGAAATGAGGGACTTAATGAATCTGGTTCTACCAGTTTAGCCAATGTTGATGTTACTATAGAGAAAGACACTTCAAAGTGGCAGTTAAAAGGAAAGAGGAATTCAAGACATTTaggtaaaaatagaaaacagGACTCCAGAAAATATGTGGACATGGATGATGGTATAGAGCACTCTGAGGGTTCAGATCAGAAAGTTGATTGCAATGGCATTGGTGGGTCCCCTGCTTCGTATAATTGTACCTTACGAGCAAAGTGCAAACCAGTTGCTGAAGGCCAGGTTGATGGGTTCCGGGACTGGAACAAGCATATTTCTCCGAGGGATTCTCATATGAGAGGGACAGTCACTGAGGGGAAGCTATCGCCTGATGGCTCCGTGACACCTCAAAGGTCACTTCCATTTCGTCAGTCCCGCTTTACAGTTCACTCCAGATATCAGATACCAGATTATCCTGTCAGAAATATTTGCACAGATGCTTCATTATATGATGTCAAACTTGAGGTGAAAGCCAACAGCTATCGTCCACAGCATGTCCCATTGGTTTCCCTCATGAGTAAGTTGAATGGTAAAGCCATTGTCGGTCACCCTCTCACAGTTGAGGTTTTGGATGATGGCCATTGTGTGGGTCTGTTGAGCAGCATGCAGTGCAATCTGGAAGTTGGTGAAATGCGTGCTACTGTTAAGCCAAATTTGGTAACTGGAAGAGTTCATACCAAGCATGTTGCATTGCAACAACGTTTTTCACCAACCAAATCATCAAAAGCAAAGAAATCTGGGTTATTGTCCAAAAAGATTCGGAAATTGTCATCATTGACTGGTCACAAGCAGTCTGAAGATGAGCGGAAACCAGTGGTAGATAAGCCCAAAGGTACTGTTGTATCCTGTATCCCACTAAAAGTAGTCTTCAGTAGAATAAATGAAGCAGTGAATGGATTGGCCCGGCCAACACACCGTGTATTAACATCTAGCAACCTGTGA
- the LOC142634212 gene encoding large ribosomal subunit protein eL28y-like → MAAVPGQLIWEIVKKNNSFLVKEFGNGTASVQFSKEPNNLFNLNSYKHSGLANKKTVTIQPVGKDQSVLLATTKTKKQNKPAALLHKSVMKKEFRRMANAVANQVGDNYYRPDLKKAALSRLSAVHRSLKVTKSGAKKRNRQAVRTPGRK, encoded by the exons ATGGCAGCAGTACCAGGGCAGTTGATATGGGAGATAGTGAAGAAGAACAACTCGTTTCTGGTGAAGGAGTTTGGGAATGGAACCGCCAGCGTTCAGTTCAGCAAGGAGCCTAACAATCTCTTCAACCTCAACTCCTACAAGCACtctg GTTTGGCAAACAAGAAAACAGTGACCATCCAACCTGTGGGCAAAGATCAATCTGTGTTGCTTGCTACAACCAAGACCAAGAAACAGAACAAGCCTGCAGCTTTGCTTCACAAGTCTGTCATGAAAAAGGAGTTCCGCAGGATGGCAAATGCAGTGGCAAACCAG GTGGGAGATAATTACTACAGGCCAGATCTAAAGAAGGCTGCCCTCTCTAGGTTGAGTGCTGTGCACAGAAGCCTCAAAGTTACAAAATCTGGTGCCAAGAAGAGGAATAGGCAGGCTGTGAGGACTCCTGGTAGGAAGTGA
- the LOC142636219 gene encoding uncharacterized protein At1g51745-like isoform X2, with protein MGSTSGEAKSNVIDASVGGLVWVRRRNGSWWPGRIMGIDELSEGSLVSPRSGTPVKLLGREDASVDWYNLEKSKRVKAFRCGEYEECIEKAKASAANSNKKAVKYARREDAILHALEIESARLGKDRLDFFRRENSGGDHGSSAKESPNMSHSVEENGDVGDNVSGSEDNSNSAPELSQSGISFEEPNHNSSAKVQSVQGRRRKTPNDSEDDGTEGVKRMRGLEDLGMGVVSKRKAGGVLDTVQQDNAPLCDSSTGNCISNGSPVNGSKGYTSSLKRKRSQVANVHEFLKKKNRRRPLTKVLESTAMVSVPVICDQLPSSSGSPRQGISDGRVSGLESNESKKSMIINNNSDSTVVSCENGAPLKASEQACDASHINYKVKENEISSMNGLAENDSSDRLFDVPFVGVLEEEKHAAGFSPIPVSCSSGRSHVGALGRQSSQSSRAEAASLRNEGLNESGSTSLANVDVTIEKDTSKWQLKGKRNSRHLGKNRKQDSRKYVDMDDGIEHSEGSDQKVDCNGIGGSPASYNCTLRAKCKPVAEGQVDGFRDWNKHISPRDSHMRGTVTEGKLSPDGSVTPQRSLPFRQSRFTVHSRYQIPDYPVRNICTDASLYDVKLEVKANSYRPQHVPLVSLMSKLNGKAIVGHPLTVEVLDDGHCVGLLSSMQCNLEVGEMRATVKPNLVTGRVHTKHVALQQRFSPTKSSKAKKSGLLSKKIRKLSSLTGHKQSEDERKPVVDKPKGTVVSCIPLKVVFSRINEAVNGLARPTHRVLTSSNL; from the exons ATGGGAAGTACTTCTGGTGAGGCTAAATCCAACGTCATCGATGCGTCGGTGGGCGGTTTGGTTTGGGTCCGACGCCGAAACGGGTCGTGGTGGCCGGGTCGGATAATGGGAATCGACGAGTTGTCAGAAGGCTCTTTGGTTTCACCAAGATCGGGGACTCCTGTCAAGCTGTTGGGCCGCGAGGACGCAAGCGT GGATTGGTATAATCTTGAAAAATCGAAGAGGGTGAAGGCATTTCGTTGTGGGGAGTATGAAGAATGTATTGAAAAAGCAAAGGCTTCTGCAGCTAATTCCAATAAAAAAGCCGTTAAATATGCTCGAAGGGAAGATGCCATTCTCCATGCTCTTGAGATTGAGAGTGCTCGCCTTGGCAAGGATCGTTTGGACTTCTTTAGAAGAGAGAATTCGGGTGGTGACCATGGTAGCTCGGCTAAAGAGTCACCTAATATGTCCCACTCTGTTGAAGAAAATGGGGACGTGGGTGACAATGTGAGTGGTTCTGAAGACAATTCAAATTCAGCACCAGAATTATCTCAATCTGGTATATCTTTTGAAGAGCCAAATCATAATAGTTCTGCTAAGGTGCAATCTgtccagggaagaagaagaaaaaccccAAATGACTCGGAGGATGACGGAACAGAAGGAGTTAAGCGTATGAGAGGACTTGAGGACCTAGGCATGGGTGTAGTGTCGAAAAGGAAGGCTGGGGGGGTGCTTGATACAGTTCAACAAGATAATGCTCCACTCTGTGATTCTAGCACTGGGAATTGCATATCTAATGGAAGTCCTGTCAATGGTAGCAAAGGTTATACGTCATCACTCAAAAGAAAGAGATCTCAAGTGGCGAATGTTCATGAattcttgaaaaagaaaaaccgtCGCCGACCATTGACAAAGGTTTTGGAGAGTACAGCCATGGTGTCTGTTCCAGTTATTTGCGATCAACTTCCCAGTTCAAGTGGTTCACCTCGTCAGGGTATATCTGATGGCAGGGTTTCAGGATTGGAATCGAATGAGTCAAAGAAATCTATGATTATTAACAATAATTCGGACAGCACTGTAGTTTCATGTGAGAATGGAGCCCCTTTAAAGGCTTCTGAACAGGCTTGTGATGCTTCACATATCAATTACAAGGTAAAGGAGAATGAAATTTCTAGCATGAATGGGTTAGCTGAGAACGATTCTTCTGACAGGTTATTTGATGTGCCATTTGTTGGGGTCCTTGAGGAGGAAAAGCACGCTGCAG GTTTTTCTCCTATACCTGTGTCTTGTTCCTCTGGAAGGTCTCATGTTGGTGCATTGGGAAGGCAATCTAGTCAAAGTAGTCGAGCTGAAGCTGCATCTTTGAGAAATGAGGGACTTAATGAATCTGGTTCTACCAGTTTAGCCAATGTTGATGTTACTATAGAGAAAGACACTTCAAAGTGGCAGTTAAAAGGAAAGAGGAATTCAAGACATTTaggtaaaaatagaaaacagGACTCCAGAAAATATGTGGACATGGATGATGGTATAGAGCACTCTGAGGGTTCAGATCAGAAAGTTGATTGCAATGGCATTGGTGGGTCCCCTGCTTCGTATAATTGTACCTTACGAGCAAAGTGCAAACCAGTTGCTGAAGGCCAGGTTGATGGGTTCCGGGACTGGAACAAGCATATTTCTCCGAGGGATTCTCATATGAGAGGGACAGTCACTGAGGGGAAGCTATCGCCTGATGGCTCCGTGACACCTCAAAGGTCACTTCCATTTCGTCAGTCCCGCTTTACAGTTCACTCCAGATATCAGATACCAGATTATCCTGTCAGAAATATTTGCACAGATGCTTCATTATATGATGTCAAACTTGAGGTGAAAGCCAACAGCTATCGTCCACAGCATGTCCCATTGGTTTCCCTCATGAGTAAGTTGAATGGTAAAGCCATTGTCGGTCACCCTCTCACAGTTGAGGTTTTGGATGATGGCCATTGTGTGGGTCTGTTGAGCAGCATGCAGTGCAATCTGGAAGTTGGTGAAATGCGTGCTACTGTTAAGCCAAATTTGGTAACTGGAAGAGTTCATACCAAGCATGTTGCATTGCAACAACGTTTTTCACCAACCAAATCATCAAAAGCAAAGAAATCTGGGTTATTGTCCAAAAAGATTCGGAAATTGTCATCATTGACTGGTCACAAGCAGTCTGAAGATGAGCGGAAACCAGTGGTAGATAAGCCCAAAGGTACTGTTGTATCCTGTATCCCACTAAAAGTAGTCTTCAGTAGAATAAATGAAGCAGTGAATGGATTGGCCCGGCCAACACACCGTGTATTAACATCTAGCAACCTGTGA